CCGCATCCTGGCAAAGATCAAGCGTGAGGGATGACGGCGCGCGGTTTGCCCGAATCTGAGGGCGGAAACAGGACGGCTTGTTGCCGTTCAAAGACCGGCCGGCCGTTCTTGAAGCCCATCATGGCGTCCGGCAGTTCGGCGATCGCAAAACGGCCGTCGCGTGTATCGAGCACGACGAGATCGGCCGGGTTGCCGATCTTGAGGCCGTAATTCTTCAGGTTCATCAGCCGCGCGGGCAAATCGGTGACGAGATCGAGGCAGGTGTCGAACTCGCCGACCGATGCATGCGCGACATTGGCGTAGAAATTCGCCATTCGCAGCAGCGAGGCATCGCCGAAGGGCGTGAAGGGATTGAGCACATTGTTGGTCGCAACGGAGCATAGCACGCCGCTTGCGGCGAGCTTGTGGGCCATCGTGATGCCGCGCGGCACGTTGTGCGTGGCATCGCGGCCCATCAGATAGAGATCGGTCGCGGGCAGCACCGTGACGGCGACACCGGTTTTTGCGAGACGCTCGACCACGGGTCTCAGGCGCTCCGGCGGTAGCGCGGAGAGCTTTGTGACATGGCCGATCGCGACGCGTCCCTGATAGCCGCGCTGTTCGGTCTGCCGGCACACTTCGTCGAGATGCGACCAGGACGTATCGAGATCGAAGTCGAGATGGAGATCGACATCGACATCGAATTCCTGGGCGAGGTCGAAGATGCGCTTAAGATGCGCGTTCGGATCGGTGTCGGTATAGGGACAGCCGCCGATCACATCGCCGCCGTCGCGCAGCGCATGGATCAAGAGCTCCTCAGCTCCGGGATCGTTGGTCAGCCCCTCCTGCGGAAAGACGCAGAGCGACAGATCGAGCGCCCAGGCATAGTCGCGCTTCAGGGCCTTGACGGCCTCGAAGCCGCGCAGGCCGATCCGCGGATCAATCTCGACATGGGTTCGCATCCGCGTCGTGCCGTGCACGATTGCACGTTCCAGCACCCTGGCGCCGCGGGCATAGACGTCCTCGACCGTGAAATCGCGCTTCATCGCCGAGACGGCGCGGATGGCGTCGCTGAGACTGCCGTGGTCGTGCCCGCAGCGGCCGAGCAGGCAGGCCTTGTCGAGGTGGACGTGGGTGTCGACGAAGCCGGGCAGCACGAGCCGCCCTTCGAGGTCGATCTCGACGGCATCGGCCTGAAGGCGCGGCTCGATCGCGGCGATCTTGCCTTGGGAAATGCCGATATCCGCAGGAGCGGTGACGCCGCGCATCAGTGCGTTGCGGAAGATCAGGTCGAAGGTGGTTCGGCTTGTCATGGCACCAGCACTTTGCGGCGTAAGCGTACAGGAGCGTGCCCTGCGGGGCACCTCCAGATTCCCGGCAATCGAGCGCGGGAATGTTCAAAATATATGCATGCAATCCAGCAGCCCAGGGTTAGTATCCCGCATCTTTCGGAGAAGTGCCATGTCCGTTGTCGCAAAAGCCCCAAGCAAAACCATGTCCGACGCCGAGATCGTCGAAGCCTATCTGACGGCGTCGATGATCCCCGACCCGGAGGCCGCGGCGGTCTACATGGCGCCCGGCACGGTGATCACCTTCACCGGCGGGCGCGAATTCGACCATCCGCGTGGGCCGACCGGATTCAACGCAAAGCGCTATCGCTGGGTCAAGAAGAAGATGGACCGGTTCGACGTCTGCCCGGGCGAGGGGGAGACCGTGGTCTACAGCGTCGGCACGCTCTACGGCGAATGGCACGATGGCACGTCCTTCGAAGGCAATCGCTACGTCGATCGTTTCGTGGTGCGGGGTGGCAAGATCACCAAGATGGACGTCTGGAACGACAGCGCCGAGCGCATCCTGGTTCAACGCGGCATCGAGGCATAGCGTCCAATCCTCGAGTCCGGCGGCGGCGCCGTCGTGCGCGGCGTCATCTCGGATTAGGGTGGCCGTCGAGGCGAAGCTGATAAACAAAATAGGTGGGGGTGCAGAACCCAAGCTTGCGGCTTTTCAGGATACTGAGGGTCTGCGGGCTGACGCCGAACTTCGCGCCAGTCAGGAAATCCGGCATCGCCTGGCAGATATAATCTTCCCGGCAAAATCGCGACGGCGAACATACGTTCAAGAGCCCGCGGCCGACGCCGGCTGCAAAGGCGGCGCTGTCGAAATAGCCCTTGGCCATCTGTTCAAAGCCCTTGCCGCCGACGACAGCGCAGATCTCGTCCGGCGTGCTGCCAGGCTGAACGGTCGCCAGTTTCGACTCTTCGGGTTTGCACGGGCGGGTGATGCGGCCGAGCGGCACGCCGATTTTTGTCGGCCGGCAATTGTAGTCATAGCCGCTCAATTTGCCCTCAGGCACGCGATAGACCAATTCATCCGTGTTCACGCGATCGGTGAAAGAGCGCAAACTGAAGCTCAACAGATCCTTCGCATTGTTCTTCGCCGTCGTGTCCTCGATGGCGTTCGAGCGGCAAGCGAGGCCTGCGTAGATGTTCTGCTGGGCCGGCAGACATTGGCCGAGATGGGAAGAGGCCGTCGCATTCGTCACCACGGCCTGGCAGGCGAGATGTCGCGCAGCGTTGCAGCTCCACTTCGCGCCATCGGCGAGATCGGTGTTCAGGGGACACGGCATGTTGTCGCCGGCGGCTGAATAAGCCGGGCTCGCGTTCTGCCAGGCTGCTGCGGGCGCAGACGGATGCGGACGGAACGTGTCAGGGGCCTCGCCCCGCGAAAGGCTTTCAACGTAGCTCTTCCGGCGGGTAAGCTCCGCATAGACGTGCGGCGAGAACGGAAGCTGCAGACTGTTGCCGTCGAGTGCGTCCTTGATTGCCCCGCCGTCGCTGCCGAAATCGACCCGGTCGACGCCGAGGAAGTGAAATCCCGCCGTCGACGAGGATTGATGGCAGCCCATGCAGGACGATGTGTTCAGCCGTTCGAGCAGACCGGCGCCGGATCGCGCGAACTTGGCGGACTTCGCGGTCTTTTCCAGCGCCGCGACGATCTGCCCCGCCTGCTCTTTGCTGACCAGCAGATCGAATGGCCGGTTGGCCACACGCGCGCTTCCCGCCGTGGAAAAACTCAGAGCGATATCGGCCTCCAGGCTCTCCGGCAGATTGAACACGCCGTTGTCGATCGCGTCCGCGTGGCCCGCGAGGTAGTCCTGCAATTGCTTCTGCTTGGAGGGATCCTTCAGGATCGCCTGCACGTCGGGTGTGTTCTCCAGCTTGATGGGCTGAAAGTTTTCGCCCTTCAAGGCGAATATCCGCATCCAGTAGATCGCCTGGCCGGCGAATTTCCGGCCCTCCATGTTTTCGAGATCGGAGGGAAAGCGCACGACCTGGGCGTTGACTTCCATCTGCTTGAAGGTCAGCCTTGAGAAATCCAGCGGGCCCTGCAGAAGGCGCTGCGCAATCAGTTGCGGGTCGCCGCCGTCGATGCCATCGATGCGCCAGAGCGCAGCCACATCCTGGCAGCGCTTGCCGTCGTCACGATAGCTGAAGACCATGTTCACGGTGAGCGGCATGCGCGAGGCGTAGGTCTTGCCGTTCATCCGGACTTCGTATCCAAGCCGGTAGATGAAGCGAAGTTCGCCGTAGTTGATAGGATCGAAGTCGCGGCGATCGATGCGATTGACCACGCCGGCCAGGATGAACAGCCCATCGTTCGACCCGAGCCATTTTTCGTTGAAGACGCGAGCGACGTTACCGTTCTGCCGCAAGGTCTTTCCGGCCTCCGTCTTGGCCGACTTTGGGTCGTAGGTCTTGAGAATTTCCTTTTCCCAGTCGATCCCAAGGCCCGAAATGATTCGCGTCATGTCCGCGGACATGA
This region of Bradyrhizobium sp. CCGUVB1N3 genomic DNA includes:
- a CDS encoding amidohydrolase family protein; protein product: MTSRTTFDLIFRNALMRGVTAPADIGISQGKIAAIEPRLQADAVEIDLEGRLVLPGFVDTHVHLDKACLLGRCGHDHGSLSDAIRAVSAMKRDFTVEDVYARGARVLERAIVHGTTRMRTHVEIDPRIGLRGFEAVKALKRDYAWALDLSLCVFPQEGLTNDPGAEELLIHALRDGGDVIGGCPYTDTDPNAHLKRIFDLAQEFDVDVDLHLDFDLDTSWSHLDEVCRQTEQRGYQGRVAIGHVTKLSALPPERLRPVVERLAKTGVAVTVLPATDLYLMGRDATHNVPRGITMAHKLAASGVLCSVATNNVLNPFTPFGDASLLRMANFYANVAHASVGEFDTCLDLVTDLPARLMNLKNYGLKIGNPADLVVLDTRDGRFAIAELPDAMMGFKNGRPVFERQQAVLFPPSDSGKPRAVIPHA
- a CDS encoding nuclear transport factor 2 family protein, translating into MSVVAKAPSKTMSDAEIVEAYLTASMIPDPEAAAVYMAPGTVITFTGGREFDHPRGPTGFNAKRYRWVKKKMDRFDVCPGEGETVVYSVGTLYGEWHDGTSFEGNRYVDRFVVRGGKITKMDVWNDSAERILVQRGIEA